One genomic segment of Desulfocapsa sulfexigens DSM 10523 includes these proteins:
- a CDS encoding redoxin domain-containing protein: MTRKPHTRFFPRKKNLLIILFATFALLQSSISVPALKTLGVGTEAPDFELVDLNGKKQNFSSIRGDKQTILLFWASWSRQSEKALKEMEKLHIKYKDMGLSVVGINVERQTIDAKAMTDIQGIHDRLQITFPILIDRGLVSFHDYGVIAVPTTVILDKDRQIAFELSGFPLVGARDMIHFVAASIEGKEATVVLAEKTGYQPDKKAVRSWNMGVKALNSKRTYKSAEMWFKKAIQADPKFIQPYLSLGIFYQEQGKPPQAREQFQRVLQEQPDNVKALSQMGLSLLEEGSLASAREMLEKAIKADEAHTPSFYYLGYLTGREGDLKKAAELFTNAEEINPMDYRINVYRGMMFEEQNNLSEAARSYKNALKQLLNLQ; the protein is encoded by the coding sequence ATGACAAGAAAACCCCACACACGATTCTTTCCCAGGAAGAAAAATCTTCTGATTATTCTTTTTGCAACATTTGCCCTGCTCCAGAGTTCCATTTCTGTGCCTGCCCTCAAAACACTGGGAGTGGGGACAGAGGCACCTGACTTTGAGCTGGTGGATCTCAACGGTAAAAAACAGAATTTCTCGTCAATCAGGGGGGACAAACAGACCATTCTCCTCTTTTGGGCCTCCTGGAGCAGGCAGTCGGAAAAAGCTCTTAAGGAGATGGAAAAGCTTCATATAAAGTATAAGGACATGGGACTATCGGTTGTCGGTATCAATGTTGAAAGACAAACCATAGATGCCAAAGCCATGACTGACATTCAGGGGATACATGATCGTCTCCAGATCACGTTTCCCATCCTGATCGACCGTGGGCTTGTCTCTTTTCATGACTATGGAGTTATTGCAGTACCCACTACGGTCATCCTGGACAAGGACAGGCAAATAGCCTTTGAGCTTTCGGGTTTTCCTCTGGTTGGAGCACGGGATATGATCCACTTTGTTGCAGCGTCCATTGAAGGCAAAGAGGCAACCGTTGTGCTTGCTGAAAAAACAGGATACCAGCCTGACAAAAAGGCTGTTCGATCCTGGAACATGGGAGTAAAAGCCCTGAATTCAAAACGCACCTACAAATCCGCTGAAATGTGGTTTAAAAAAGCGATTCAGGCAGATCCTAAATTCATCCAGCCATATCTCAGTCTGGGTATCTTTTACCAGGAACAGGGCAAGCCGCCACAGGCAAGAGAACAATTTCAACGGGTTCTCCAGGAACAGCCAGACAACGTGAAAGCCCTGAGTCAAATGGGTCTCTCACTTCTGGAGGAAGGTTCCCTCGCATCCGCACGGGAAATGCTGGAAAAAGCGATCAAAGCAGACGAGGCACACACACCAAGCTTCTACTATCTGGGCTACCTCACCGGCAGGGAAGGTGACCTGAAAAAAGCGGCTGAACTGTTTACTAATGCTGAAGAAATCAATCCAATGGATTACCGGATAAATGTGTATCGGGGCATGATGTTTGAGGAGCAGAACAATCTGAGTGAGGCGGCAAGGAGTTACAAAAATGCTCTCAAACAGCTGTTAAATTTACAATGA
- a CDS encoding cytochrome c3 family protein: MKKIHICVLITGLLLGYETTSQSASIVISKHNLSISGPGEVKSTTESRICVFCHTPHNAHRDIPYLWNRSDQTTNYTPYQSSTMYAAIGQPTGASKLCLSCHDGTIALGAVLSQATEIPFAGGFRTLPNTRPSYLGTDLSDDHPISFSYQTSIDQGNSELAVTNALPTEISLDDGGQLQCTACHDPHDNTWGNFLVMSNQFSALCTGCHIKNGWVNSTHAVSTAQWNGQDVDPWPNTEYTSVAQNGCENCHRPHSAGRHQRLLKREFEEDNCLVCHNSNVAPLSIEAELVKSYTHPVGNYTGIHDAAEDFSTNSVANHVECEDCHNPHTVTGTSAVAPSVSGRNSGVLGVDSGGQQITSADNLYEICFKCHADNNVITTPAITRQIDQLNTRLEFSLGNPSFHPVMQATGSTDVPSLLPPYTSSSIIYCTDCHGSDNPDGAQGPHGSNNEHLLVANYTTVDNTIESPDAYALCYRCHDRDIILAPLQSAFRLHFKHIQQENAPCSVCHDAHGINASQGSASQNRALINFDTTVVTPNSAGDLYFSGDDLTQNKCALTCHGVDHEPRAYSRN, translated from the coding sequence ATGAAGAAAATTCATATCTGCGTATTAATTACTGGCCTGTTGCTCGGTTACGAAACAACAAGCCAGTCAGCCAGTATCGTTATCAGTAAACATAATCTTTCTATTAGCGGGCCCGGAGAGGTCAAATCGACAACGGAATCCAGAATCTGTGTCTTTTGCCACACCCCCCATAATGCACACCGGGATATTCCCTACCTGTGGAACCGTTCGGATCAGACAACCAACTATACACCCTATCAAAGTTCCACCATGTATGCAGCAATCGGTCAGCCCACCGGTGCATCAAAGCTCTGCCTCAGTTGTCACGACGGAACCATCGCTCTAGGAGCGGTCCTTTCCCAGGCAACAGAAATACCATTTGCCGGTGGATTTCGTACCCTGCCCAATACCAGACCCTCATACCTTGGTACAGATCTTTCCGATGATCATCCAATTTCCTTTAGTTATCAAACCAGTATTGACCAGGGAAACTCCGAACTCGCTGTCACCAATGCCCTGCCGACAGAAATCAGTCTCGATGATGGCGGCCAGCTCCAGTGCACGGCATGCCATGACCCTCATGACAATACCTGGGGAAACTTTCTGGTGATGTCCAACCAGTTCTCGGCTCTCTGCACAGGGTGCCACATAAAAAATGGTTGGGTCAACAGTACCCATGCCGTCTCCACAGCCCAATGGAACGGTCAGGATGTCGATCCGTGGCCAAACACAGAATACACTTCGGTTGCACAGAATGGGTGTGAGAACTGTCACCGGCCTCACAGTGCAGGCAGACATCAACGGCTCCTGAAACGTGAATTTGAAGAGGACAACTGCCTTGTCTGCCACAACAGCAATGTTGCTCCTTTGAGCATTGAAGCTGAGCTGGTCAAAAGTTACACCCACCCCGTGGGCAATTACACGGGCATACACGATGCAGCAGAAGACTTTTCCACCAACAGCGTGGCCAATCATGTGGAGTGTGAGGATTGTCACAATCCGCACACCGTAACTGGTACCAGCGCAGTTGCCCCCTCCGTTTCCGGAAGAAACAGTGGTGTGCTTGGAGTTGACTCAGGGGGACAACAAATCACCTCCGCCGACAACCTCTATGAAATCTGTTTCAAATGTCATGCTGACAACAATGTAATCACGACACCGGCCATCACCCGCCAGATTGATCAGCTGAACACCCGCCTTGAATTCAGTCTGGGCAATCCCTCATTTCATCCGGTCATGCAGGCCACAGGCAGCACAGATGTCCCGAGTCTCCTGCCCCCATATACCAGCAGCAGCATTATCTACTGCACAGATTGTCATGGATCTGACAATCCCGATGGAGCACAGGGCCCCCATGGCTCCAACAATGAACATCTCCTGGTGGCAAATTACACCACCGTTGACAACACCATAGAAAGCCCTGATGCCTATGCCCTCTGCTATAGATGTCACGATCGGGATATCATCCTGGCACCTCTGCAAAGTGCCTTCAGACTGCATTTCAAGCATATACAACAGGAAAATGCGCCCTGCTCGGTTTGTCATGATGCACATGGGATCAATGCAAGCCAGGGAAGTGCTTCCCAAAACAGAGCGCTGATCAATTTTGACACCACAGTGGTTACACCCAACTCTGCAGGCGATCTCTATTTTTCAGGGGATGACCTTACTCAGAATAAATGTGCCCTGACCTGTCATGGAGTCGACCATGAGCCAAGAGCATACTCAAGAAATTAG
- a CDS encoding 6-bladed beta-propeller, translated as MIQKKSHFSGIAILLLLFSILSLHGCTSKPLDPPPPPVDLVWPGGEEISRIRFLGSISKPEDFQITESFLVRFWGYIVGHQDRSLVAPYAITGDRKGRLFVVDTFLQKVQCFDAAAKKFHAFPAEDKPMTSPIAIAVNNSTSLIYVADSKDGIIKVFKGVDDTNPQSIGKNILQRPTGLAVHLERNELFVVDTKLSQIFRFDLQTHGLLGTFGAKGKQTGQFNHPTNISIARDGTLLITDALNFRIQRYSASGQFLHTFGSAGDSPGHFSRPRGVATDSDNNIYVVDALFDNIQIFDNQGRLLMDFGKSGKEYGEFWLPAGIYIDPNDRIYVADSYNKRIQIFQYLKQDGSLQ; from the coding sequence ATGATACAGAAAAAGTCCCACTTCAGCGGCATAGCCATTCTCCTGCTCCTCTTTTCCATTCTTTCTCTGCATGGCTGCACATCCAAACCCCTTGATCCACCTCCCCCACCTGTTGATCTGGTGTGGCCCGGAGGAGAAGAAATTTCACGGATCCGCTTTCTTGGCAGTATCTCAAAACCCGAAGATTTTCAGATAACAGAATCCTTCCTGGTCCGTTTTTGGGGCTATATCGTTGGTCACCAGGACAGGAGTCTGGTGGCCCCCTATGCAATAACCGGTGACAGGAAGGGCAGACTCTTTGTTGTTGACACCTTTTTACAAAAAGTTCAGTGCTTCGACGCTGCCGCCAAAAAATTCCACGCTTTCCCCGCTGAAGACAAACCCATGACATCTCCCATAGCCATCGCTGTAAACAACAGTACTAGCTTGATCTATGTTGCAGACTCCAAAGATGGCATAATCAAGGTTTTCAAGGGAGTAGATGATACCAATCCACAAAGCATTGGCAAAAATATCCTGCAACGTCCCACTGGCCTTGCTGTTCACCTGGAAAGGAACGAACTCTTTGTTGTAGACACCAAACTTTCACAAATTTTCAGGTTTGATCTGCAAACCCATGGCTTATTGGGTACGTTTGGTGCCAAGGGGAAACAAACAGGGCAATTTAATCACCCCACCAATATCAGTATTGCGAGAGACGGCACCCTCCTTATCACGGATGCACTAAACTTCAGAATTCAGCGATACTCTGCCAGCGGTCAGTTTCTCCATACATTTGGATCTGCCGGGGACAGTCCCGGACATTTTTCCCGGCCCCGGGGCGTGGCCACTGACAGTGACAACAACATCTATGTGGTAGACGCCCTCTTTGACAACATCCAGATTTTTGATAATCAAGGTCGCCTGCTCATGGATTTTGGTAAATCAGGCAAAGAATATGGTGAATTCTGGTTACCTGCCGGCATATATATCGACCCAAACGACAGGATCTACGTGGCTGATTCGTACAATAAGCGTATTCAGATTTTTCAGTATCTTAAACAGGATGGTTCGTTGCAATGA
- a CDS encoding cytochrome c3 family protein yields MKLLRHTPYIVLAVLVFCTIDGRAGTGFSVQFPPPNSYIENEHLSIILEPGNRGVDQIRIVSGKKAPLNIPVRSGSTKVCFGVSLDKGMNTIQITGLKQGKIVAQTDRTVFFRSDLFPRFRVPPAEFKRYYFHFINNEKSCASCHDMEPTLSSLRPESPKQSPCYTCHSTKSSDAFTHNPAAQWTCFACHEVLRGERKYTSPKPDQKVCYPCHNYEVRDWKKKKLMHGPTAVGHCTLCHNPHGSKWPALLRMQTTDLCVNCHEDKASGAHVIAGFYGKGHPVRGVKDPFNPKREFTCAGCHNPHAGDSQSLLNHDNSNMTTYCTLCHKM; encoded by the coding sequence ATGAAACTCCTACGTCACACTCCATATATTGTGCTGGCTGTGCTGGTCTTCTGTACCATTGACGGCAGAGCTGGCACAGGATTTTCGGTACAGTTTCCTCCACCCAACAGCTATATTGAAAATGAACATCTCAGTATCATCCTGGAGCCTGGAAACCGGGGGGTAGATCAGATACGGATTGTATCAGGGAAAAAGGCGCCCCTCAACATTCCCGTACGATCTGGCAGCACCAAGGTCTGTTTCGGAGTTTCTCTTGACAAAGGGATGAACACCATACAGATCACCGGGCTGAAACAGGGAAAGATCGTTGCGCAGACAGATCGTACTGTTTTCTTTCGCTCCGATCTTTTTCCCAGATTCAGAGTTCCCCCAGCTGAATTCAAACGATATTATTTTCATTTTATCAACAACGAAAAGAGCTGCGCCAGCTGCCATGACATGGAACCAACCCTCAGCAGTCTCCGCCCTGAATCCCCAAAACAATCGCCCTGCTACACATGCCATTCGACAAAAAGTAGCGATGCATTTACCCACAATCCGGCCGCACAATGGACCTGTTTTGCCTGTCATGAGGTACTCCGAGGGGAACGAAAATACACCTCTCCAAAACCGGATCAGAAGGTGTGTTATCCATGCCACAATTATGAAGTGAGGGACTGGAAAAAAAAGAAACTGATGCACGGGCCAACGGCTGTTGGTCATTGTACTCTCTGCCACAATCCACATGGCTCAAAGTGGCCGGCACTGCTACGGATGCAGACCACTGACCTCTGTGTAAACTGTCACGAAGATAAGGCCTCGGGTGCCCACGTCATCGCAGGATTTTACGGCAAGGGACACCCGGTCAGGGGAGTCAAGGATCCCTTTAATCCAAAGCGGGAATTCACCTGTGCCGGCTGCCACAATCCACATGCCGGAGATTCACAAAGTCTCCTGAATCACGACAACAGCAATATGACTACGTATTGTACTCTCTGCCACAAAATGTAG
- the gshB gene encoding glutathione synthase: MKICFIMYPWERVTPETDTTLRLIHECVNRGYLVAITTPNKLTIRESITSAFCNVAVKGKTSQNIPSFYRNVEFKKLLLPLAGFDAIFMRANPPLDTLALNFLDSVRDHTFIINDIDGLRIANNKVYTASFQEEAQEYIPRTFVSKNRDYLIRILNESEDERMIMKPLDGYGGRGVIILEKSAKRNVSSLLDFYIGEGADTNYVILQEYAHGAEDGDVRIMMLNGEPIGAMRRIPAQDDIRSNVHAGGSVVKHTLSNRERLLCKAVGPKLVRDGLYFAGLDVIGEKLIEVNVLSPGGVARINKLNRTKLQQKVIDFVERVVATKEISISRKHSFRKSIEDADLV; this comes from the coding sequence ATGAAAATTTGTTTTATTATGTATCCATGGGAACGGGTAACCCCAGAAACAGATACCACGCTCAGACTGATTCATGAGTGCGTCAACAGAGGATATCTGGTCGCCATCACGACACCAAATAAGCTGACCATCCGGGAAAGCATTACCAGTGCTTTCTGCAATGTGGCAGTAAAAGGTAAAACCTCACAAAATATCCCCTCGTTTTACCGAAATGTGGAGTTTAAAAAACTTCTGCTCCCCCTGGCCGGTTTCGATGCGATCTTTATGCGTGCCAACCCACCGCTGGACACCCTGGCTCTGAACTTTCTTGACTCTGTACGTGATCACACATTTATCATAAACGATATCGACGGATTGAGAATCGCCAACAATAAAGTCTACACAGCCTCTTTTCAGGAGGAGGCCCAGGAATATATTCCCAGAACCTTTGTTTCAAAAAATCGAGATTACCTTATACGGATACTGAACGAATCGGAAGACGAACGGATGATCATGAAGCCACTGGACGGTTACGGTGGCCGCGGTGTAATCATTCTCGAGAAATCAGCAAAACGCAATGTCTCCTCCCTCCTTGATTTCTATATCGGGGAAGGAGCGGACACCAACTATGTGATCCTCCAGGAATATGCCCATGGAGCTGAAGACGGTGACGTGAGGATAATGATGCTCAATGGAGAACCCATAGGAGCAATGCGCCGTATACCGGCCCAGGATGACATCCGTTCAAACGTACATGCAGGAGGGAGTGTTGTCAAACACACGCTCAGCAACAGGGAAAGGCTGCTGTGCAAGGCGGTGGGGCCGAAACTGGTTCGTGACGGTCTTTATTTTGCTGGTCTTGATGTCATTGGTGAAAAACTGATCGAGGTGAATGTACTCAGTCCCGGCGGTGTAGCCAGGATTAACAAACTCAACCGAACAAAACTTCAACAGAAGGTAATCGACTTTGTGGAGCGTGTTGTCGCAACCAAAGAGATCTCTATCAGTCGCAAACATTCATTTCGCAAGAGTATTGAAGATGCAGACCTTGTCTGA
- a CDS encoding cytochrome c3 family protein: protein MNSSKKTKRYQSSTWIKLCPIVFIAGMFVLEACAAKDTAANVNIKAGQSCSTSDCHPKMGKDAYVHGPVATGDCSFCHKQENKDKHIFQPIKNVEALCYECHDKLDMGSVVHQPVADGNCTGCHSPHQSANQFQLKGDGPGLCYECHDKSIGGGKFVHGPVAADGCVVCHAPHSSDSPKMLMAEGNDICFSCHSDKQDEFAGKEFVHGPVSDGCIECHSPHSSDFQFSLSGESTQGVCFTCHEDKKDEIAQVTVKHGGLETDRGCMACHNPHVSSFPQQLDMAPMDLCLSCHDKEYKHADGVSVANMKILLDNNSNHHGPIADKDCSGCHNTHGSKDFRILRGYYPKKFYASYNPDNFKLCFMCHNDTLVKDAKTTTLTGFRNGDQNLHYVHVNKTPKGRTCRACHDAHATKNPKHITDTVPFGAYQMPVGFTKSNKGGTCLPGCHQEFTYDRDNKVKNR from the coding sequence ATGAACAGCAGTAAAAAAACAAAAAGATATCAATCATCAACATGGATTAAACTTTGTCCAATAGTCTTTATTGCAGGCATGTTTGTGCTGGAAGCCTGCGCTGCGAAGGATACGGCCGCCAATGTCAACATAAAGGCCGGCCAATCCTGTTCCACATCAGACTGCCACCCAAAAATGGGAAAAGATGCCTATGTGCATGGACCTGTGGCAACCGGCGACTGCTCCTTCTGTCACAAACAGGAAAACAAGGACAAACATATCTTTCAACCAATAAAAAATGTTGAAGCCCTCTGTTATGAATGCCACGACAAGCTCGACATGGGTTCTGTGGTTCATCAGCCTGTGGCAGACGGCAACTGCACCGGTTGTCACAGCCCACATCAGTCCGCCAACCAGTTCCAGCTCAAGGGGGACGGACCAGGACTCTGTTACGAATGCCATGACAAGAGTATTGGTGGCGGAAAATTTGTCCACGGTCCTGTTGCTGCAGACGGATGTGTTGTCTGTCATGCCCCCCATTCGTCAGATTCACCCAAAATGCTGATGGCAGAGGGAAACGATATCTGTTTTTCATGCCATTCTGACAAACAGGATGAATTTGCCGGAAAGGAATTTGTTCACGGCCCCGTCTCTGACGGCTGTATTGAGTGCCACAGCCCGCACAGCAGCGACTTTCAATTCAGCCTGTCAGGTGAAAGCACTCAGGGGGTTTGTTTTACCTGCCATGAGGATAAGAAGGATGAAATTGCCCAGGTAACTGTAAAGCACGGGGGCCTTGAAACAGACCGCGGCTGTATGGCCTGTCACAATCCACACGTTTCATCTTTTCCCCAACAGCTTGACATGGCTCCAATGGATCTTTGTCTCTCCTGCCACGACAAAGAGTATAAACATGCAGACGGTGTCTCGGTTGCTAACATGAAAATCCTGCTTGATAATAACAGCAACCACCACGGTCCCATTGCGGATAAGGATTGTTCAGGTTGTCATAACACCCATGGATCGAAAGATTTCCGTATCCTGAGAGGCTATTACCCAAAAAAGTTTTATGCTTCCTATAATCCGGACAACTTTAAACTCTGTTTTATGTGTCATAATGACACTCTGGTCAAGGATGCCAAGACAACAACCCTGACAGGCTTCCGAAACGGTGACCAGAACCTCCATTATGTCCATGTCAATAAAACCCCAAAGGGTCGTACCTGCCGTGCCTGTCATGATGCCCATGCGACAAAAAATCCGAAGCACATAACGGACACCGTCCCCTTTGGAGCCTACCAGATGCCCGTTGGATTCACTAAAAGCAACAAGGGCGGCACCTGTCTTCCAGGTTGCCATCAGGAATTCACATACGATAGAGACAACAAGGTGAAAAACAGATGA
- a CDS encoding Hsp20/alpha crystallin family protein, whose amino-acid sequence MAKKNELAKKEEKRPVSFFDEMTKLFERFPSHPFSMMTHPTMWSGGPFSKMADISPSVDIFEEDDTIVVKADIPGISKEDLNVSINDSILTLSGEKKQEEKIEKKNYHRVERSYGSFSRSFQLPGAVNSDQVKASFKKGVLEIRIPKTGDNKRKKISIT is encoded by the coding sequence ATGGCAAAGAAAAATGAACTGGCAAAGAAAGAAGAAAAGCGACCCGTTTCTTTTTTTGATGAGATGACTAAGCTCTTCGAAAGGTTTCCCAGTCATCCCTTTTCAATGATGACTCACCCAACCATGTGGTCTGGCGGTCCTTTTTCCAAAATGGCTGACATCTCTCCCTCTGTTGATATTTTCGAGGAAGATGACACCATTGTGGTAAAAGCAGATATTCCTGGCATCAGCAAAGAGGATCTCAATGTTTCCATTAACGATAGCATTCTGACCCTCTCCGGTGAGAAAAAGCAGGAGGAGAAAATTGAAAAGAAAAATTACCATCGGGTAGAGCGCTCATACGGCTCCTTCTCCCGTAGTTTTCAGCTTCCTGGTGCTGTGAACAGCGATCAGGTTAAAGCCTCTTTTAAAAAGGGAGTTCTGGAAATACGAATCCCCAAGACTGGTGATAACAAGAGAAAAAAAATAAGCATCACATAA
- a CDS encoding tetratricopeptide repeat protein has protein sequence MNTKSVFLVLMVFISTTGLLQASSATGKEALCEKTASSLAREGKLDEGINEIRHCIEKGSSGAKSHVVLGYLLLEKGEPQQAMASFEKALQLRPRSSDAKTGKGIILAQQGDLKGAEAILQDALKLNPDPARTYYELGILYQQLGDTQQAVDFFKQGIASYEEEKGK, from the coding sequence ATGAATACAAAATCGGTTTTCCTCGTTCTCATGGTTTTCATATCGACAACAGGCTTACTGCAGGCCTCTTCTGCAACAGGAAAAGAAGCGCTGTGCGAAAAAACCGCCTCATCTCTTGCACGTGAGGGAAAACTTGATGAAGGGATTAATGAAATCAGACACTGTATAGAAAAAGGAAGCTCTGGAGCCAAGAGTCATGTTGTCCTTGGCTACCTTCTTCTTGAAAAAGGTGAGCCCCAGCAAGCAATGGCATCTTTTGAAAAAGCGTTGCAACTCCGTCCACGCTCCAGTGACGCTAAGACCGGAAAGGGAATAATCCTGGCACAACAGGGGGATCTAAAAGGGGCTGAAGCAATCCTTCAGGATGCCTTAAAATTAAACCCGGATCCGGCCCGCACATACTATGAGCTTGGTATTCTCTACCAACAGCTTGGTGATACACAACAGGCTGTTGACTTTTTTAAGCAGGGAATTGCATCCTACGAAGAGGAAAAAGGCAAATGA
- a CDS encoding cytochrome c3 family protein produces MHKISIHIVMMFFLTASLSGCEAKKQHEVLTFFFTGVPPLEETAAVTSDQELQDVRETTPGPKTVQVQTLYSHPVWAAGVCDPCHGSTGTFSTPGVQKQPQTVFKTGGGMPGELTLPKTKLCIQCHRDKTPLRALTERLWLHNTTAKGDCMACHDPHQSKNKNTLRKPPVKICLSCHENGTFMATPAHQTGEDCLSCHTPHMGLNKNLLKNEYQEQKTPALQIPETMVQGR; encoded by the coding sequence ATGCACAAAATTTCCATCCACATAGTAATGATGTTTTTTCTAACAGCTTCCCTCAGCGGATGTGAAGCGAAAAAACAGCATGAAGTGCTTACCTTTTTCTTCACCGGGGTTCCCCCCTTGGAGGAAACAGCTGCTGTAACAAGTGATCAGGAACTTCAGGATGTACGGGAGACAACGCCGGGGCCAAAAACTGTACAGGTTCAAACCCTCTATTCCCACCCGGTATGGGCCGCCGGCGTCTGCGACCCATGTCATGGAAGTACGGGAACATTCAGCACTCCCGGGGTCCAGAAACAACCTCAAACAGTCTTCAAAACAGGTGGCGGTATGCCTGGTGAACTCACCCTGCCGAAAACGAAACTCTGCATACAATGCCACAGAGACAAAACACCTTTACGGGCACTTACAGAACGACTCTGGCTACATAACACAACGGCAAAAGGGGATTGCATGGCATGTCACGATCCCCATCAGAGCAAGAATAAAAACACCTTGCGAAAGCCACCGGTAAAAATCTGTCTTTCATGCCATGAAAATGGGACTTTTATGGCAACACCAGCCCACCAGACAGGAGAAGACTGCCTTTCCTGCCATACTCCACACATGGGCCTCAATAAAAATTTACTCAAAAACGAATATCAGGAGCAGAAAACGCCAGCGCTCCAAATCCCAGAGACAATGGTACAGGGTCGGTAA